One genomic window of Arachis stenosperma cultivar V10309 chromosome 10, arast.V10309.gnm1.PFL2, whole genome shotgun sequence includes the following:
- the LOC130955157 gene encoding 1,4-dihydroxy-2-naphthoyl-CoA synthase, peroxisomal-like, with protein sequence MAEKKNLLVLDTVTRRLASIVNHLGASSQFDHPYLHPHNQLQLGLCDSSTSRNDNYERVHGDVPSHNIVWRVIASDADSDKEFTDIICEKAVGVGIAKISINRPERRNAFRPKTVKELIRAFNDARHDSSIGVVILIGKGTKAFCSGGDQALRTADDYSDNEDI encoded by the exons ATGGCAGAGAAGAAGAACCTGCTTGTACTTGACACCGTGACCAGGAGACTCGCCTCCATAGTCAACCACCTTGGTGCCTCTTCTCAATTTGATCACCCTTATCTTCATCCCCACAACCAACTCCAACTTGGCCTCTGTGACTCTTCAACTTCCCGGAATGATAACTACGAACGTGTTCACGGTGATGTTCCCTCCCACAACATCGTTTGGAGGGTCATCGCTTCCGATGCTGACTCCGACAAGGAGTTCACTGACATCATCTGCGAGAAGGCTGTTGGGGTAGGCATAGCCAAG ATTAGTATTAATAGGCCTGAGAGAAGGAATGCCTTTCGACCCAAGACAGTTAAAGAACTTATTCGTGCTTTCAATGATGCCAGGCATGATAGTTCTATTGGGGTTGTCATTCTTATTGGCA AAGGGACCAAGGCATTTTGTAGTGGTGGTGACCAAGCTTTGAGGACAGCAGATGATTATTCTGATAATGAAGATATCTAA